A genomic region of Planctomycetia bacterium contains the following coding sequences:
- a CDS encoding DUF2252 domain-containing protein, with protein sequence MDGQREFWQTTAPFDPARSLDSSESRYQQGKALRLRTPREDHAAWTPPADRADPVATLVTANVGRDEALVPLRMGRMAASPFAFLRGACAVMAGDLARTPISGPQVMLDGDAHINNFGLYGTPQRDVVIDINDFDEATVGPWEWDLKRLVASVNVAGRDNGLDAEERRSAVIRCVDGYARNSQRLMHLGVLETWSLFAYAELERHREDLEQVGIKIGGKFQAVVKKVLAKARRTHNDSLLKKVAQRQEDGRWRFVEDAPILTKLDDSTRQQVIASLVDYGETLAPEYRIMLQRYSVADVCHRVVGVGSVGLRAYLVLLFGNGDTDPLFLQVKQAVAPALAPYLPPVAYRIEHEGRRVVASQRGLQSLGDPLLGHTTIEGRHYFVRQMKNFKASMPTEWLTGEPFEFWGWVCGVLLARAHARSGDIAKIAGYIGKSDIFATALTDFAEAYGDQTERDHAALVEAVQTGRVAAISEGESE encoded by the coding sequence ATGGATGGACAGCGCGAATTCTGGCAGACGACGGCTCCGTTCGATCCCGCCCGTTCGTTGGACTCTTCGGAAAGTCGCTACCAGCAAGGCAAAGCCTTACGCTTGCGGACGCCGCGCGAAGACCACGCCGCTTGGACGCCTCCCGCCGATCGCGCGGACCCGGTAGCGACGTTGGTAACGGCCAATGTGGGGCGAGACGAAGCCTTGGTCCCATTGCGTATGGGACGGATGGCGGCGTCTCCGTTTGCGTTCTTGCGCGGAGCATGTGCGGTCATGGCGGGCGACCTGGCGCGCACTCCCATCAGCGGGCCGCAAGTGATGCTCGACGGCGACGCACACATCAACAATTTCGGACTCTACGGTACCCCGCAACGCGACGTCGTCATCGACATCAACGACTTCGACGAGGCGACTGTCGGGCCATGGGAATGGGATTTGAAGCGGCTGGTCGCCAGCGTGAATGTGGCCGGTCGAGACAACGGCCTCGATGCAGAAGAGCGACGCTCAGCCGTGATACGTTGCGTCGACGGCTACGCGCGGAACTCCCAGCGGCTGATGCATCTCGGCGTGCTGGAAACATGGTCCCTCTTCGCCTACGCCGAATTAGAGCGACACCGAGAGGACCTGGAGCAGGTTGGAATCAAGATCGGCGGCAAGTTTCAAGCGGTCGTTAAGAAGGTCCTGGCGAAAGCGCGGCGGACGCACAACGACTCACTATTGAAGAAAGTTGCGCAGCGACAGGAAGACGGTCGTTGGCGGTTCGTCGAAGACGCGCCGATTCTCACCAAGTTGGACGATTCCACTCGGCAGCAAGTCATCGCCTCCTTGGTCGACTACGGCGAAACGCTCGCTCCGGAATACCGGATCATGCTACAGCGCTACTCCGTGGCCGACGTGTGTCATCGCGTGGTCGGTGTCGGCAGCGTCGGACTGCGTGCCTATCTCGTCTTGTTGTTCGGCAACGGTGACACCGATCCGTTGTTCCTCCAAGTGAAGCAAGCGGTCGCCCCGGCCCTGGCCCCCTATCTCCCACCGGTTGCATATCGCATCGAGCACGAAGGACGACGCGTCGTTGCGTCGCAGCGCGGACTGCAATCGCTCGGTGATCCGCTCTTGGGCCACACGACGATCGAAGGCCGACACTACTTCGTGCGGCAGATGAAGAACTTCAAGGCCTCGATGCCGACCGAATGGCTGACCGGCGAGCCGTTCGAGTTCTGGGGCTGGGTCTGCGGGGTGTTGTTGGCACGCGCGCATGCCCGCTCCGGCGACATCGCCAAGATCGCCGGCTATATCGGCAAGTCCGACATCTTCGCTACGGCTCTAACTGATTTCGCCGAAGCCTACGGCGACCAAACGGAACGCGACCACGCGGCACTCGTCGAAGCCGTGCAGACGGGGCGAGTTGCGGCGATCAGCGAAGGCGAGTCGGAATAG
- a CDS encoding DUF1501 domain-containing protein: protein MLTIHGGRQSLRDGVSRRDFLKIGGLGAAGLSLPELLHAESKAGARPTGKSIINIWLPGGPTHMDMFDMKPDAPLEYRGEFSPIASNVPGFEFCELLPRLAKIADKFSVIRSVTGMNNEHAASQTDSGWPENSLRSVGGRPGLGAVLSKLDGPTQTTEHGTAPTAVELGKWASAGFLGPIHAPFRPDGPGRSNLKLNRAVPLSRLEDRRTLLNGLDRMQRDVDSYRMMEAIDSFTERAVGIVTSSKLADALDFQQEDPRLLERYGVGDRRGGDHDVSLFPTARRLIGAGVRSVSLSWGTWDSHNDLFNSMRSQLPRLDQALSTLIEDLHNRGELDDVIVMVSGEFGRTPRISKSLGGRDHWPQAAFCFLAGGGMRHGQVIGSTNRLGEIPKDRPIHLQHIFHTVYHQLGIDANAVTLTDPNGREQYLLDQRQLIHELV, encoded by the coding sequence ATGTTGACGATCCACGGCGGACGGCAGAGTCTTCGTGACGGCGTGTCCCGGCGCGATTTTTTGAAAATCGGCGGGTTGGGAGCGGCGGGGTTGTCGTTGCCCGAACTTCTCCACGCCGAGTCGAAAGCCGGCGCGCGGCCGACGGGCAAGTCGATCATCAACATCTGGCTGCCGGGCGGTCCGACGCACATGGACATGTTCGACATGAAGCCGGACGCTCCGCTCGAATATCGCGGCGAATTCAGCCCGATCGCCTCGAACGTGCCCGGCTTCGAGTTCTGCGAACTGCTGCCGCGTCTGGCAAAGATCGCCGATAAGTTCAGCGTGATCCGGTCCGTGACCGGTATGAACAACGAGCACGCCGCTTCGCAGACCGATTCCGGCTGGCCGGAGAATTCGTTGCGTTCGGTGGGGGGGCGGCCGGGGTTGGGAGCCGTGCTGTCGAAACTCGACGGCCCGACCCAGACGACGGAGCACGGAACTGCGCCAACGGCCGTCGAACTCGGAAAATGGGCGAGCGCCGGTTTCCTCGGCCCGATCCACGCCCCTTTTCGACCGGATGGACCGGGGCGTTCCAACTTGAAGCTCAATCGGGCGGTGCCCCTCTCCCGGTTGGAAGATCGGAGGACGCTGCTGAACGGGCTCGACCGGATGCAGCGCGACGTGGATTCGTATCGGATGATGGAGGCCATCGACAGTTTTACCGAGCGGGCCGTGGGGATCGTCACCTCGAGCAAATTGGCCGACGCGCTCGACTTCCAACAAGAGGATCCGCGACTGCTGGAGCGATACGGCGTCGGCGACCGGCGCGGCGGCGACCACGATGTGAGCCTGTTCCCGACGGCGCGGCGGTTGATCGGGGCCGGCGTGAGGAGCGTGTCGCTGAGCTGGGGCACCTGGGATTCGCACAACGACCTATTCAATTCGATGCGCTCGCAGTTGCCGCGACTGGATCAGGCGCTGTCGACACTGATCGAAGACCTCCACAACCGGGGTGAACTAGACGACGTGATCGTCATGGTGTCCGGCGAATTCGGCCGCACGCCGAGAATCAGCAAGTCCCTAGGAGGTCGCGACCACTGGCCTCAAGCCGCGTTCTGCTTCCTCGCCGGCGGAGGCATGCGGCACGGCCAAGTGATCGGCAGCACGAATCGGCTCGGCGAAATCCCGAAGGATCGCCCGATCCACCTCCAGCACATCTTCCACACCGTTTATCACCAGTTGGGAATCGACGCAAACGCGGTCACGCTCACCGACCCCAACGGCCGCGAACAATATCTGCTCGACCAGAGGCAGTTGATCCACGAACTGGTGTGA
- a CDS encoding PAS domain S-box protein, with protein sequence MTPDKSDRSLANLALLESEARTRAILDAAVDAIITIDERGTVESMNPAAERLFGYPSAEVIGKNVKMLMPDPYRDEHDGYLKNYRDTGIKKIIGIGREVTGLRKDGSQFPMHLAVSELHLGERRMFTGIARDITDLTTAVRELQYSEARTRAILNAAVDAIMTIDQYGTVESMNPAAEKLFGYATEEVIGRNVKMLMPDPYRGEHDGYLVNYLTTGHKKIIGIGREVIGLRKDGSQFPMHLAVSELKMGNQRMFTGIARDITDMRQAISSLQDSESRTRAVLDAAVDAILTIETDGRVESMNPAAERLFGYKSAEVLGKNVKMLMPDPYRTEHDGYLDNYLKTGVKKIIGIGREVIGLRKDGSRFPMHLAVSELVLGDRRMFTGIARDISDVRHAIQQLEESEARTRTILETAVDAIITIDARGSVESMNPAAEKLFGYPSAEVIGKNVKMLMPDPYRDEHDGYLRNYLTTGQKKIIGIGREVVGLRKDGSTFPMDLAVSEVKLGHRQLFTGIVRDITDRKKTEKQLMFYADEIQGRNQELLRSNQELDEFAYIASHDLKEPLRGIHNYATFLLEDYQEKLNEDGVAKLETLKRLTQRMDVLLDSLLEFSRVGRQEFAIRPSNLDELVAEVIDSLKIVLDERNVELRIPRSLPVIHCDRVRLGEVFRNLITNSMKYNDKPERWIEIGYTTELTPEQLPPAVIEGHRHPMTFYVRDNGIGIPQKFHDAIFKIFKRLHARDEFGGGTGVGLTIVKKIIERHGGQIWIHSQDGIGTTFYFTLAGE encoded by the coding sequence GTGACTCCCGACAAATCCGATCGTTCGCTCGCGAATCTCGCGCTCCTGGAAAGCGAAGCGCGGACCCGAGCGATTCTCGATGCGGCGGTCGACGCGATCATCACGATCGACGAGCGCGGCACGGTCGAGTCGATGAATCCGGCTGCGGAGCGGCTCTTCGGCTATCCGTCCGCGGAGGTCATCGGCAAGAACGTCAAAATGCTGATGCCCGATCCGTATCGGGACGAGCACGACGGGTACTTGAAGAACTATCGTGACACGGGCATTAAGAAAATCATCGGCATCGGTCGCGAAGTGACCGGTCTGCGCAAAGACGGCTCCCAGTTCCCGATGCACTTGGCCGTGAGCGAACTGCACCTGGGGGAGCGGCGGATGTTCACGGGCATCGCCCGCGACATCACCGACCTCACGACGGCGGTGCGCGAACTACAGTACAGCGAGGCGCGGACTCGCGCCATTCTGAACGCGGCCGTCGATGCGATCATGACGATCGATCAGTACGGGACCGTGGAATCGATGAATCCCGCGGCCGAGAAGCTCTTCGGATATGCCACGGAGGAGGTCATCGGCAGAAACGTCAAAATGCTCATGCCCGACCCCTATCGCGGCGAGCACGACGGCTACCTTGTCAACTACCTAACGACCGGCCATAAGAAGATCATCGGCATCGGCCGTGAAGTCATCGGCCTGCGTAAAGACGGTTCGCAGTTTCCGATGCACTTGGCGGTCAGCGAATTGAAGATGGGCAACCAGCGGATGTTCACGGGCATTGCCCGCGACATCACCGACATGCGCCAAGCCATCAGCTCGCTGCAAGACAGCGAATCGCGTACGCGAGCCGTGCTCGATGCGGCGGTCGACGCCATTCTCACGATCGAGACGGACGGTCGAGTGGAATCGATGAACCCGGCTGCCGAGCGGCTGTTCGGCTACAAGTCGGCCGAGGTACTCGGCAAGAACGTGAAGATGCTGATGCCCGACCCGTACCGGACCGAGCACGACGGCTATCTCGACAATTACCTCAAGACCGGCGTGAAAAAGATCATCGGCATCGGCCGTGAAGTCATCGGCCTGCGTAAAGACGGCTCGCGCTTTCCGATGCACTTGGCGGTGAGCGAACTGGTCTTGGGAGATCGGCGGATGTTCACCGGCATCGCCCGTGACATTTCCGACGTGCGGCATGCGATCCAGCAGTTGGAAGAGAGCGAGGCCCGCACCCGCACGATCTTGGAAACGGCGGTCGACGCCATCATTACGATCGATGCCCGCGGGAGCGTCGAATCGATGAATCCCGCGGCCGAAAAGCTCTTCGGCTATCCTTCGGCGGAAGTCATCGGCAAGAACGTCAAGATGCTGATGCCGGATCCTTACCGTGACGAGCACGACGGGTATCTGCGCAACTATCTCACGACCGGGCAGAAGAAGATCATCGGCATCGGTCGCGAAGTGGTCGGGCTGCGCAAAGACGGCTCGACGTTTCCGATGGACCTCGCGGTGAGCGAAGTGAAGCTCGGGCACCGGCAACTCTTCACCGGGATCGTGCGCGACATCACGGACCGGAAGAAGACCGAGAAACAGTTGATGTTCTACGCCGATGAGATCCAAGGACGAAATCAAGAGTTGCTCCGGAGCAACCAAGAGCTCGACGAGTTCGCTTATATCGCCTCGCACGATCTCAAAGAGCCGCTCCGCGGCATCCACAACTACGCGACGTTTCTCTTGGAAGACTACCAGGAAAAGCTCAACGAAGACGGCGTCGCGAAACTGGAGACCCTCAAGCGGCTCACGCAACGGATGGATGTGCTCTTGGATTCCTTGCTGGAATTCTCGCGGGTCGGTCGCCAAGAGTTCGCGATCCGGCCGAGCAATCTTGACGAGCTCGTAGCGGAGGTCATCGATTCGCTCAAGATCGTGCTCGACGAACGAAACGTCGAGCTGCGGATTCCTCGCTCGCTCCCCGTGATCCACTGCGATCGAGTCCGGCTCGGCGAAGTGTTTCGCAACCTGATCACCAACTCGATGAAGTACAACGACAAGCCGGAGCGCTGGATCGAGATCGGCTACACGACCGAACTCACGCCCGAGCAGTTGCCGCCCGCGGTGATCGAGGGGCATCGTCATCCGATGACGTTCTACGTGCGCGACAACGGCATCGGCATCCCGCAAAAATTCCACGACGCGATTTTTAAGATCTTCAAGCGGCTCCACGCCCGAGACGAGTTCGGCGGCGGCACCGGCGTCGGACTCACCATCGTGAAGAAGATCATCGAGCGGCACGGCGGACAGATTTGGATCCACTCGCAAGACGGCATCGGCACCACGTTTTACTTTACGCTCGCTGGGGAATAA